The proteins below are encoded in one region of Avibacterium volantium:
- the rseB gene encoding sigma-E factor regulatory protein RseB gives MLKTVKKITALSLVLFSVNSLWAAEPDAVQPRQLLDEMQQAGSHLNYEIAFVQTTPNMASLRYSHIYHNGKTYAQLLTLDGMPQQIVQRDNVVSYFQPNYSPFSINANHIVDSLPAIMWSNLDALKQNYDFTYIGRNRVADRVVQTIRILPKDDFRYQYVVFIDEQSHLLLRSDVLDRENNLLEQFRVVNLYQSEQFDDLLNAINHMGFPALINDKTTFQPSKEAFNWQPSWLPNGFKLINRSVETNGEERIEAQLYSDGLFSFTLYRSSSILPNEEKNGWWNGTRTFYSETFGDNEFTLVGQLPISTAKRIVQDIKVK, from the coding sequence ATGTTAAAAACGGTCAAAAAAATCACCGCACTTTCCTTAGTGCTATTTTCTGTAAATTCCCTATGGGCGGCAGAACCTGATGCAGTCCAGCCACGCCAATTGCTAGACGAAATGCAACAGGCAGGTTCTCATCTGAACTATGAAATTGCTTTCGTGCAAACCACGCCGAATATGGCCTCATTACGTTATAGCCATATTTATCATAATGGCAAAACCTACGCCCAACTGCTCACCCTTGACGGAATGCCGCAGCAAATAGTGCAACGTGATAATGTGGTGAGCTATTTCCAACCGAATTATTCTCCGTTCTCGATTAACGCCAATCATATTGTGGACAGCTTGCCTGCGATTATGTGGAGCAATCTTGATGCGCTGAAACAAAATTATGATTTCACCTATATTGGACGCAACCGCGTGGCAGATCGCGTGGTACAAACCATTCGTATTTTGCCGAAAGATGATTTTCGCTATCAATATGTGGTCTTTATTGACGAACAAAGCCATTTGTTGCTACGCAGTGATGTGTTAGATCGAGAAAATAATCTGTTAGAACAATTCCGCGTGGTAAATTTATATCAAAGTGAACAATTTGATGATTTGCTCAATGCCATTAATCATATGGGTTTTCCTGCGCTGATTAATGACAAAACCACTTTCCAGCCAAGTAAGGAAGCCTTTAACTGGCAGCCAAGCTGGTTACCAAACGGCTTTAAGCTGATTAATCGCAGTGTGGAAACCAATGGCGAAGAACGTATTGAAGCGCAGCTTTACAGCGATGGATTATTTTCCTTTACCCTTTACCGCTCAAGCTCAATTTTGCCAAATGAAGAAAAAAACGGCTGGTGGAATGGTACCAGAACCTTTTATAGCGAAACCTTTGGCGATAACGAATTTACCCTTGTAGGGCAGCTGCCGATTTCTACCGCAAAACGTATCGTGCAAGATATTAAGGTGAAGTAA
- a CDS encoding sigma-E factor negative regulatory protein: MQKEQLSAYIDGEQISEAMTEKLCQDADLQKSWANFHTIRAVMRQESEVLLGADFTAKMADLIEQEEIVVAQPMISQPMPEETAQSPFMQKLKAWFMPMTQFAVAAGVCLVAVMGVQSFMAHNGKENQDAPVLQTLPFNNSVQEVSYNAPTQSVITPEQIEQKNKRIDSILQSYELQKRIYADRLNLQNQK; this comes from the coding sequence ATGCAAAAAGAGCAACTTTCCGCTTACATTGATGGCGAACAAATCAGCGAGGCAATGACAGAAAAACTTTGCCAAGATGCTGATTTACAAAAATCCTGGGCAAATTTTCATACTATTCGTGCAGTAATGCGTCAGGAAAGTGAAGTATTATTGGGTGCGGATTTCACTGCAAAAATGGCAGATTTAATTGAGCAAGAAGAAATTGTGGTGGCACAACCTATGATTTCTCAACCAATGCCAGAAGAAACTGCGCAATCTCCATTTATGCAAAAACTGAAAGCGTGGTTTATGCCAATGACTCAATTTGCCGTGGCAGCGGGCGTGTGCTTAGTTGCGGTGATGGGCGTGCAAAGTTTTATGGCGCACAATGGCAAAGAAAACCAAGACGCGCCTGTGTTGCAAACCTTGCCATTTAACAATTCCGTGCAAGAGGTGAGCTATAATGCGCCAACCCAATCGGTGATTACGCCTGAGCAAATTGAGCAAAAAAATAAACGCATTGATTCAATACTACAAAGCTACGAATTGCAAAAACGCATTTATGCGGATAGATTAAATTTGCAAAATCAGAAATAA